DNA sequence from the Verrucomicrobiota bacterium genome:
GCTCAAAAGGAGGAATACGGGAAGCACCAAGCCGATGCCGATCACCATAAAAAGGCCGAGGAGATGCCCTTTAAGATAACGGTAGAACTCGATCCGGAACGATTCCGTCCGGATTTCCCAAATGCGGTTGAGGGCATAACGCAACTCAGCAAATACCTGGGTGGACGACCAGAAGATAACCCCGACGGCGATCCAAATTTCAAGCTTAGGCTTATCCCCGACGATAAATCTTTGATCGAGGATATTCTGCACCATCAGTGCGGCGCGGCTCCCGACATAATCCGTGATGACCCGGATCACCTCGCTACTGGCCAGATCCCTCCCGACAAAAACACTGGCGATCCGTGCACCGATGAGCATGAGCGGGATAATGGAAAAAATCGCATAAAATGCGATTGCGGCCGCTTCCCTCTGGGTATTATGTTGCATCCAACCTTTGATTGAAAGGCCTACGACTTGGGCAGAGTTGCGGAGGATGTTTCGGGGATTCATTCCAGTCGTGGACTTTAGCTGTATTGGCGACTCTTGCAATCTTTGATATTTGGATAGGGGCGTTCATCCCCAGAATCGTGTGCTGCCTGGAGAGGCTACACAAATAAGATGTGATGGGTGACGTGGATGGGGCCAAGACGGGCAAAAAGTCCAACGGGGGTGATGCCGGACAAGTATTTATCGTTGCTTAGAGTGGATGAACTCTATTTTTCATATTAATAAGGCCACCAAAGATGACTTATGGCAGAACTGTGATTCCAAGAATAACGCCAAGGGTAATGGGCAAGCGGGGAAGAAATATATTTTTCTGGATGGAGGGGGAAGGAGGAGTTTAACCACAGATTAACGCCGATGAGCACAGATTTTTTAAAAGGGGAGATTTTATCACTAATGGCACGAAGGATGCGGCGGAGGGGGTTTTTTTCCGATTGGAGGGACATGCTTCCGCATGTCCGAGACCACGGGACCAAGTCAGGAATTTGTCCGTGAAACCCCCGGGCATGCAGAAGCCTGCACCTCCAGTTACGAGGAGCAAATTGCTCTGACCTAGGGATCGCATTTGAGGGGGTTAAAAAGGGGGCACGAAGGAGGCGGATTTTTTTTCTGGATGGAGGGACATGCTTCCGCATGTCCGAGACCACGGGACCAAGTCAGGAATTTGTCCGTGAAACCCCCGGGCATGCAGAAGCCTGCACCTCCAGTTGCGAGGAGCGATTTTCACCAAAAAGGGAGAGAGTTTCAGGGTGACGTCCGACATACGGCAACCGAGCCGGTCGCCCTACAGGAAAAGCAAATTGTTCTCTGCACTTTGAAATGGCGCTCTGTGTGTAGGGCAAGCTAACAATGGACGGATTAACCGTTTTTTTGGAGACGAGATTCCCCCGTGAAATGAATATATCAGGTGTAAAGATTTTAGTTAATGCAAAACATTGATATTTCGGTAATTTAATTTACTTATAAGTATATTTATATCAACACTTTATAGAGTCTATTATTTATAATGCATTAAATAAAGTTTTTCCTTTTAAATAAAAGATTTGATGGTAATAACTACCTCACTGGGATTTCATTGAGCGATCAGAAATTTACCGCAACAAGTGTATATATT
Encoded proteins:
- a CDS encoding YihY/virulence factor BrkB family protein; this translates as MNPRNILRNSAQVVGLSIKGWMQHNTQREAAAIAFYAIFSIIPLMLIGARIASVFVGRDLASSEVIRVITDYVGSRAALMVQNILDQRFIVGDKPKLEIWIAVGVIFWSSTQVFAELRYALNRIWEIRTESFRIEFYRYLKGHLLGLFMVIGIGLVLPVFLLLSTFVSTALAFIETTSPYNYPFWMVWNEIITFVVATIIFYLFMRFLPAAKMHPMDLLPGTLTASLIFTASKSLIGQYLSHSFVATLYSTTSSIVFIFIWVYLATMIFLFGAEISRAYAITFGSLSKIPPSEKPLSPLTT